Within the Paenibacillus sp. AN1007 genome, the region TCTGGACTTGGATATCGTTTCGACTTCGATTCTAACTCTCGTTCTGACTCTGATTCCGGCTCTTCCTTCTTTTCCGGAACAATCGGCGGGTAGACTGCATACGCCGTAATCTGTCCGCTCAGGTCTGATAGAGCAATCCGAATCCGTGTGGCTCCAATATCAACACCGCAGACATAATAAGCTTTTTCATTGAATTGAATAAGCGTAGCCTTGCGGCCTTGGGCATTATCAGCCCTGCCCGTCTCTTTCACCAGATTCCGCTCGATCAGATGTTCGACCGCGGATGACACCGTTGGTTTGCTGAGTCCTGTCTGACGGCTGATGTCCGCTCTTGACATGCTGCCTTGAGTAATCAGGGCATCCATAATCAGATTTTCGTTCAAATTGCGGATATATTGCGGCGTGCCAGCCATTGGATCACCTCCATTTTATAGTTTTTATAGTTAGTTAAGTTTCTTAACGAATTAAATTCAATATATCATTCACTTCGGAGTGTGTACAGCTTCTTTTCTGCCAAAACCTATCTTCATCCTGCCATCTGCAGCCGCGACCTATGAGATACGATAATCACTGAAGATCACTTTCATGGTGTAATGAAAAAACGACATACTTCATAAAAGCAAAGGACGAAGCAGTAATCTTGCTCTGCTTCGTCCCTGAACCGCGGCTCTATGGAAATGTTAAGACTTCGAAAGCTCGATAAAGCCTTCTCCGAATACGTCACGTACATCATGGATCGTGATAAATGCGATCTCATCTTCTGCCCGCACAATTTTTTTCAGCATCGGTACCTCTTGTTTACTGATAACAATATACAAAATCTCTTTTGGATTCTTAGTATAGTAACCATGCCCCGATAGAACGGTTACTCCGCGGTCCATCTTTTCAATAACCTGCTTCGCAATCTGATCCTGTTTGGATGAGATAATCATCACGGCTTTTTTGGGATTCAGTCCTTCAATAATAAACTCCATCATTTTTGTACCGACAAAGAGCAGCACAATTGTACACATCAAACCCTGTGGTCCAATAATAAAGTACGACGAGAATGCCACAATTAGGTCAAAAAACAGCAATCCATAGCTGATATTCCAGTCCAGATATTTGTTCGCAAGCCGCGCCAAAATAACCGTGCCTGCTGTGGTCCCTCCCACTCTGACAATCAAACCAATGCCCAGACCGGCGAACACCCCTGCAAAGATTGTATTAACCCACAGCTCATCTGAAGCAATGCTCCAGCTTTCTGTCAGGTGCAGGAACAGGGAATTAAAGATAACCGCTATAATTGTGTACACCGTCGTTGTTCGATCAAGAAACTTGTAACCTACAATTAACAAAAGACCATTAAGAATCAGGTTCATAAGCCCCGGGGACCAGTGGAACAAGTAATACAGAATGATGGTAATTCCTGTTACGCCGCCCTCTGCGAGATCATTCGGGATGACAAACAAGTTAACCGCCAGTGCAAACAGAAAGGCACCAGCCATAAGAAATAAAATATCCGTAATTCTTTTTTTCATGCAGCGCTCCACCCTATTCATCCAGAATTAAACTCTTACTTATCTAACCTTCGAATAAAATATTTGTGATCTAACTTCATTTAAATAAATCTGTTACTCAGCTTCATCTAAACGCACTGTCATATACACTCAAGGTTAGATTCTACCACGCTCTTCGCAAAATTTGTATACATAATACAAATTGTTGCATCATTTGTACAAAGGAAATTTGTAACCTCCCTCTTTTCGCAGCTCCGTATCATGAATTCTAAGCTATTAACCATGACAAATGTCATGGTCCATTATTGATATTTATCATTACAACAGGCTGACGTTTATGACTTACGATCAAGAACGCTTTCTTTTACAATGATAAAAACGCTTCCCAAAAGGAGAGTCCTGCCGGGAATCGCAAGATACATCTATTACCGTTGTATCGAATTAAGGAGGAACATACATGAGCAGAAGCAAAGAAATGGCTCTGAAAAAAGAAGTCACCCCTTTTGAAAAAAATGATCTCAAACTAAGCATTCGTCAACTAATCAATACATTGCTCCCGCTCTTCTTATTGTGGGCAGCCGCCTACTACAGCTTATCGATATCCTACTGGCTTACGTTTCCGATCGCACTTGTGGCCTCAGGATTTGTCCTGCGCACGTTTATTATTTTCCATGACTGCTGTCACGGATCATTCTTCAAGAGCAAACGGGCCAACGATATTCTCGGCACCATTACCGGTGTGCTAACTCTAACTCCCTACCAGCAGTGGAAGGCTGAACATTCCATTCACCATGCGACAAGCGGCAATCTGGACAAACGCGGTGTAGGTGACATCTGGGTCATGACCGTGGATGAATATAAGTCTGCCACACCATGGATGCGTCTCTTCTATCGTGTATACCGGAATCCGGTTATCATGTTTGGCATCGGGCCGATCTATGTATTCCTGCTTGCTTACCGCTTTAACCGCAAAGCGGCAAGACGTAAAGAACGAATCAATACCCATTTAACAACCGTTTTAATTATTGCGCTGTATGGCTTCATGTGCTGGCTGATTGGCTGGCAGGCCTTTGTTATGGTGCAGGCACCTGTATTTTTCTTCTCCGGTTTCTTCGGCATCTGGCTGTTCTATGTCCAGCATCAATTTGAAGAGACGTATTTCGAACACGAAGATGAGTGGAGCTATGTGAAAGCAGCCGTAGAGGGCAGCTCCTATTACAAACTGCCCAAACTGCTGCAGTGGGTCAGCGGAAATATCGGATTCCATCATGTGCATCACTTGAGTCCGCGTGTACCCAATTACTATCTGGAGGAAGCACATAATGCAACACCGCCTCTGCAGAAGGCAACAACGATTACGCTTCGTTCCAGCCTGGTTGCGCTTCGTTTCCGTCTGTGGGATGAGGACAGCAAACAGTTTATCAGTTTCAAAGACCTGCGTCGTAATACACGCAAAAGCTACGTTCCGAACCCAATTCGTGTAACTAATCAAGCGAGTCTGACAGAGAAGCCTTAGGCTCTGTCAGATTCGTTTTCTTGTATTCAGACGATAGTCATGCTACAGTCAGGCTAAAAGCTTATTACTATTGTAATGATTCAAGGAGGAGAATAATATCCAGAAGTGGTCACAGCTTTTTTATAAAAATACAGGCTTGAATCCGTACGTATGGCTCGTCTTTTTTATTCTGCCCTTCTATTACATCTCTCAATATTCTCAATTATGGACAATGGTGACCGGCATTATTATCATCCTTGTATTCTTTGTCTGTTATCTGCTGGCCTTCATCACCAAAGGATGGCAGGTCTACATGTGGATCGGACTGCTGATCGCTATATCCATAACGATGACGATTGCATATGATTATGCTTATTTCTCATTATTCCTAGCTTTTTTTATTGGCAATATAAAAAATAAAGCCGGTTTCTTCACACTCTATTCGGTGAATCTTGGTGCAAGCTTCCTGACGGTCAATTATGGTTTTATCAATCAAAATTCCATGCTGCTTAGTCAGTTTCCATTTGTCTTTATCAGTCTGATGGCTTCTATCCTACTTCCGATCAGCACGTACAACAAAAACAAACGGGAACAGCTGGAAGGCCAGCTGGAAAGTGCCAATAAAAGACTGGATGATCTGGTCAAAATGGAAGAAAGGCAGCGGATCGCAAGGGATCTTCACGACACACTCGGACAGAAACTCTCTCTGATCGGGCTCAAAACCGATCTTGCCAAACGCCTGCTTCGCAAAAATCCGGACCAAGCCATCGTTGAACTGAACGAACTTCGACAAACAGCAAGTACAGCTCTCAAAGAAGTTCGCGAGATGGTTACGACGATGCGTGGAACGCAGCTGGTCGATGAGCTGTTCCGGGCGGAACAAATTCTGAAAGCTGCTTCCATTGAATTTATTTTAAAGGGCAGCTCGAAGCTGCAGGACACCTCTCAGTTGAATGAAAATGTGCTTGGTATGTGTCTGAAAGAAGCGGTCACCAATGTAGTGAAACACAGTCAGGCCTCGGTATGCACCATTACAATAGAAGAAACCCCTTCCCATAATGTTTTAACGGTCCATGATAACGGGATAGGTATCGAAGGTACGCGCAAGCAGGACCGCCGGGGAACCGGAATTCTCGGTATGAAAGAACGACTGGAATTCGTAAACGGATGTATGGACATTCGAACAGGTGCACAGCTGGAAGGCACAGCAGTAGTCATTCATGTACCCAAGCTGGTACGCAAACCTATGAAGGAGGCCGAAGAATGATCAGAATCGTCATTGCCGAAGATCAGCGTATGATGTTAGGCGCATTATCATCCCTGCTGAATCTGGAGGAGGATATGGAGGTTGTCGGACAAGCCAGCAATGGCCAGGAAGCCCTTGCACTTGTGCAGCAGCATGCCCCTGACATCTGTTTAATGGATATTGAAATGCCTGTGAAGAGCGGGCTGGAAGCTGCTGAGGAACTTAAGGGCATGAACTGTAAAGTCATTATCCTTACCACGTTTGCCAGAACCGGATATTTCGAAAGGGCACTCAAAGGGGGAGTTCGGGGATATCTGCTGAAAGACAGCCCGATTGAAGAACTGGCTGAGGCAATCCGCCAAGTGATGAATGGAAGACGTATCTTCGCTCCCGATCTGGTGGATGAAGCTTATGTGGAGGAAAACCCGTTAACTGAACGGGAACATGCCGTGCTCGGTCTCATGGCTGATGGAAAAAACACAAAAGAAATCGCTGGTCATTTGTTCATTACTACAGGGACTGTGCGGAATTACATTTCCATCATCCTGAATAAGTTAAACGCGAGCAACCGCATAGAAGCGATCACCCGATCTAAGGAAAAGGGATGGTTTAAGTAAGCGGAACGGAAAGATGCTGTAACGAATAGTAAGCTGAGCAGCAGCGATACCCGTTATAGATAACAAAAAAGCTTGGTCCAGGAGTCACTCCCCTGTGCCAAGCTTTTTGTGTTACTCACCTGAATTATTTTACCGACACAACCATCTGCAGTGCATCCAGCGGTACCTGCTCCGTTTTCAGCTGATGAATTTGCTTGCCGTCCTGCCATGAGATGGTCACGCGAACCGTTTTGCCCCCACTGGCATACTCCACGTTAACATATCCTTTGTCTTTAGGAGCAGACAGCATATGTGTCTCCAGGTAGTCGACCATTTTCTTCGCGATCCCCGGGTTATTCATCTGATCTTCGGAGACGGAGCGAATTTGCATCGTCCACCGACCTTCCTGCCACGTCAGGTACTGACTTCCAGCGGCCCCTTCAACCATACCTTTAATACCGTGTCCAAGATCAACCGTCATATCCTCTGGAAAGTTGTCCAGATTCGTTTCCGGAAAGATATCCGTTTGATTCGGATTGGAATATGTTTTCACCTCGTAGCTGGCGAGCCAAGGCACTTTACTATTTGATTTGGTTAGTGATGGATCATTTAACCCAGCAGGTTTGGAAGCCTTGTAGAAGTTCACAAGAAATGCATCGGATGTGTTTGTCGTAATCACCGCGCCCAAATATCGGTCTTTGGGTAGTGGAAAAGAAGTTGGCAGCACAGCGCCGGACATCTTCAACTCACTGCGTACCGACTTAACAACGTCATTGACATCGGATAACTCTGGATGGGAATTACTTCCGTTTGAGTTCGATCCGGCTGTCTCTGTGCTCCCTGACGCGCCCGAATCCCCTGAATCAGAAGCAGCGGTATTCCCTTTTTCGGCCTGAGTAGAATCTCCGGCTGCTGCTGGGGGTGTGCTTCCGGCGGCAGATGTCTGATTCGAGTTTGTTCCTCCGCAGCCAGCCAGAGCAAGCAGAACAGCCGTCGTCACCGGAATCGTCATCCATAATGTGTGTTTTTTCATGATGTGCACCTCCTGAGTTAGAACTGAACTCGTTGTAACGTTAATACAATGTTACCGCTTGTCATTCCAGAAATTCACCGGCTGTACACTCTTCGTTAAAATCTCGAATTGATATCCTTCAGCCTTCAGTGTTTTCAACACTTGAGGCAGTACTTTCAATGTCGCTTCCTGATCATGCATCAGCACGATCGGAGTAATCCCGTTTTTGTTCACCTTGTGAACCTGCGACATCACGTTGTTGTACACTTTCTGATGATCTTTTTTGTATTTCCAATCCAGGGAATCGACGTTCCAGTCCCACAAATGGAATCCGCCTTGACCGAGAAGCGCATTGCGATAGGCCGTCTTGAGATATGGCTTGCTGCCATATGGCGTACGCACAAGACTCGTTTTAACTCCCGCAGCTTTGTTCAGGCTCTCATTAGCCTGCTGCATTTCTTTTAATCCACTATAAGCTGTTTTGTAAAATTTACTAACCTCATGTGTTACACCGTGCAGGCCAAGACCATGTCCTTCCTTTACAATACGCTGCGTGCTTTTTTTATATTGTTCCATATGAGGTCCGAGCATGAAAAATGTAGCTTTGACTTTATATTGATCCAAAATATCGAGAAGCTCTCCGGTATGAGCTGAAGGACCGTCATCAAATGTCAAGTAGATGATCTTGGCGTTAGCCTTGCTGACCGATTTCTCCTTGGATGATGCAGCCGAGGCAGAATGCGGCATGAATAACAGTGGAAACAAAAGTAAGATGGCAAGTGTGGTAAGTAATGATTTACGAATGTGCAGCATAATAATAGTCTCCCTTATGTGTGTTTTTCCCCGGGTGTGTGTAATCGTTTCTACTCGTATCCCATGGCGATTAATTTTAATAGTATCAGAGACACGACCAGCTCTTCTCGCTTCAAAGGCTACGGTAGAGTTACACTTTTGTCAGATAAACTTAAAAATTAAAACGATTTTGATAGATTTGATCTTGTGTATGCGCCCGTAAGAATAGATCAATTCTGACATATACTCTATTACCCTATTTTAGCATTTTGATAGACTTCTATTTATTTTCATTCAGCACAGCAAAAAAAGCCTGCACGTATGCAGGCTTTCTTCCGTGAAGCCGCGACCTGAAGGGACGATGACCATTTTCTCAAACGCCCTCGCTGCTCTTCTTTAAATATTGCAGCTGGTATACGGTATGTACTGTTAATGAAGCATCCGGTTATCGAGTTATTAAGCTGTGCCAAAACCGTAACAGCCATGATATTCGGAAGTTCTGCTCTCCTTACTCCGCAGGAGCCGTAAATGAACGTTTGCCGAACTCTGCATCCAGCATGTAGAAAGCGTTGCTGTCATTTTCGATACGGCGGAGCTTTTGAATGATATTATCAAACAGAGCTTCCTCTTCGACCTGCTCATCAATGAACCACTTCAAGAAATACATTGTAGCGTGTTCACGCTCATTCAATGCGATATCCGCCAGGGCGTAGAACTTCTTCGTGTTCTGCTGCTCATGCGCATAACCGTGTTCAAATACATCCAGCATAGAGCTGTATTCGTTCTTCGGTTCAGGCATCGCCGCAAGGGTAGCGCGGTGTCCGCGATCATTCAGGAACTTATAAATTTTCATACCATGGAAACGCTCTTCTTCCGCCTGCACGATGAAGAAGTTGGCAAATCCATCCAGACTTTTGCTGGAACAATATGCAGCCATCGCCATGTAGACATGAGCGGAATAAAACTCAAAGTTCATCTGCTCGTTCAACGACGCAGTCAGTTCTTGACTCATGAAAAGCACCTCTTTCTTTCTGTGGGAATGCTTTTATTTTAACATAATATGAAAGCCGCTTGCACCCGCTTTTCTACATCATTCGTCAAGGATTGACGAGAACACGCTGGAATAAAAAAAGCTCTGCCGTGAAGGCAGAGCTTCTTTTCATCATTTCGGGTAGAAATGATTATACCAAGAACGCTTTGGAGATGATTACCAACAGGATGAACAGAACCAGAATCGCGCCTACGGAAGTAAAACCACCATAGCCGTAACCTCTTGTTTCTCCACCTACAACTTCGCTCATTGACTGTACCTCCTCTGCAACAGGTATGGGTTATCTTATGCAGAGAAGGATACTTTGACAGGGCGAATGCCCTATTGTTTAAATCCTGTTTACCTATTTTTTAATCAGTAACGCGGCGACTGCACCTGCATAATATCCATAAATGGCACTTTCGCCGTGAATTCTTCTTCCGTATGCTCTACATGAACAAGACGCGTGCGGGAATCCATCTTTACAATAATCCCCTGCACCTGCTCTTCTTTGCCCCAGACCGTGAGCAGCACTTCTGAGCGTTCATGAAAAGCCTCTACTAATTGGTTCCCCAGTTCCTCCAGTTCAAACTCATCCCGTGTGGGTCTTTTTGCAACTTTTGCTTTCGCCAATGCGGCTGCCTCCTCTACTACGACGTCCCGATTCCACGGTTGTGTGCCGAGTGCATATTCAATCAGTATACCATTCATTTACGTTTGTGTAATGTCATGACACCTTTTTTCGGTAAAAACATTCGTATGTTTCCACTTGTATTCGCTCTCCATCCCCTACTCATCCTGGTCTTCTACCAGAATGCTGTATTCATTGGACCTGGTCTCTCCAGAACGCTTTTGTTCGTTCCACTCATACGTGTAGAGAGCCGTCAAATATCCCTGCTGTATACCGGTTTGTTCAGGGGCCAGCTGCACAAGGTAAGCAAGCTCCTTTTCCGAATTCGGACCCAGCTCGCCGATGTGAAGATACCTTGGTGTGGAATATTCCGGAACGTTCAGCTGCATCTGACCGTCCTCCTGTCCCACCCATTTGGCACCCTGAGGCAGAATATTCCCTACCTGCACGCGTGCAGGCAGCGAACCCGTGTTGCTGACCCTTACATTGAAAGTGACTGTTCCTCCCTGCTCTACAATGGCAGGAAAAACCTCCACATAAACGTGAATAACAGGTGCTCTGAATTCCAGAACAGCTTCATTCGAAACAAGTCTTCTCTGAACTACGCGAGAGTCCGGCAGGCGGAATGTATAGAGCAGTACCGCCCGATTCACGTAACTGCGCTGAAAATTATTAACTTCACCCTCTGTACCCGCTGCCCCTGCAAGTTGGGCTTCAAATTGAATATGCAGCTCCGAGCGGGCAGTTAATGTACCCAGATCTATCACTGTGTTCGGGTTTGTGCCTGGACGTTTAACTCCGTTCCAGCTGAGGCTTCCTTCAACAAAGAGCAGCGAGCTGGGAAGGACATCCTGAAGTTTTGCATCCACCGCATAATGACTTTGATTAGACAGAGTAATATGATATCGTACCCGTTCTCCAGGTGCCGCCGCTGCAGGCGCCACCGTTTTGACAATCGATATCCGAGGTTCAACAATAACCAATGTGACTTCGTTCGAATCAACCGTTTCCTGGGCGCCGGCTGTAGCTGTAAAATATCTCAACACAGCCGTACTTGTTAATTGATCCCCCACCTGACCACCTGTGACCTGTACCCGATACTGTACGCGAATAACACGACCTGGTCCAATGTCTCCAAGATCAATTCCAGCATCCGGTGTGACCTGCGGTGCGAACATATCGTTAATCGTCACACTCGCCGGAATAAAAATAACACCTGCTGGCAAAGCCACGATCAACACAGCATCTGCTGCCGCAGCAAAACCCGGATTATTCACAAG harbors:
- a CDS encoding sensor histidine kinase — translated: MQKWSQLFYKNTGLNPYVWLVFFILPFYYISQYSQLWTMVTGIIIILVFFVCYLLAFITKGWQVYMWIGLLIAISITMTIAYDYAYFSLFLAFFIGNIKNKAGFFTLYSVNLGASFLTVNYGFINQNSMLLSQFPFVFISLMASILLPISTYNKNKREQLEGQLESANKRLDDLVKMEERQRIARDLHDTLGQKLSLIGLKTDLAKRLLRKNPDQAIVELNELRQTASTALKEVREMVTTMRGTQLVDELFRAEQILKAASIEFILKGSSKLQDTSQLNENVLGMCLKEAVTNVVKHSQASVCTITIEETPSHNVLTVHDNGIGIEGTRKQDRRGTGILGMKERLEFVNGCMDIRTGAQLEGTAVVIHVPKLVRKPMKEAEE
- a CDS encoding YitT family protein — protein: MKKRITDILFLMAGAFLFALAVNLFVIPNDLAEGGVTGITIILYYLFHWSPGLMNLILNGLLLIVGYKFLDRTTTVYTIIAVIFNSLFLHLTESWSIASDELWVNTIFAGVFAGLGIGLIVRVGGTTAGTVILARLANKYLDWNISYGLLFFDLIVAFSSYFIIGPQGLMCTIVLLFVGTKMMEFIIEGLNPKKAVMIISSKQDQIAKQVIEKMDRGVTVLSGHGYYTKNPKEILYIVISKQEVPMLKKIVRAEDEIAFITIHDVRDVFGEGFIELSKS
- a CDS encoding polysaccharide deacetylase family protein codes for the protein MLHIRKSLLTTLAILLLFPLLFMPHSASAASSKEKSVSKANAKIIYLTFDDGPSAHTGELLDILDQYKVKATFFMLGPHMEQYKKSTQRIVKEGHGLGLHGVTHEVSKFYKTAYSGLKEMQQANESLNKAAGVKTSLVRTPYGSKPYLKTAYRNALLGQGGFHLWDWNVDSLDWKYKKDHQKVYNNVMSQVHKVNKNGITPIVLMHDQEATLKVLPQVLKTLKAEGYQFEILTKSVQPVNFWNDKR
- a CDS encoding DUF11 domain-containing protein translates to MSEIPGTLSHWLKNQSLVRFSSGTTELEQVAYSNTVVTPWIGPRIKVSKRCSVTTAVLGQSLTYQIEIINTGNRTAVVRVVDPISSETSLLPNSVLRDGIPLPGVSPVQGLPPAEVAPGAVLNYHFQVVIVRVPSALKLLNQAEVNYEFVTTEGRTVSGSERSNMVEVHIETSRLEVSLQVDRTHTFAGDILMYTVLVNNPGFAAAADAVLIVALPAGVIFIPASVTINDMFAPQVTPDAGIDLGDIGPGRVIRVQYRVQVTGGQVGDQLTSTAVLRYFTATAGAQETVDSNEVTLVIVEPRISIVKTVAPAAAAPGERVRYHITLSNQSHYAVDAKLQDVLPSSLLFVEGSLSWNGVKRPGTNPNTVIDLGTLTARSELHIQFEAQLAGAAGTEGEVNNFQRSYVNRAVLLYTFRLPDSRVVQRRLVSNEAVLEFRAPVIHVYVEVFPAIVEQGGTVTFNVRVSNTGSLPARVQVGNILPQGAKWVGQEDGQMQLNVPEYSTPRYLHIGELGPNSEKELAYLVQLAPEQTGIQQGYLTALYTYEWNEQKRSGETRSNEYSILVEDQDE
- a CDS encoding YolD-like family protein — encoded protein: MAKAKVAKRPTRDEFELEELGNQLVEAFHERSEVLLTVWGKEEQVQGIIVKMDSRTRLVHVEHTEEEFTAKVPFMDIMQVQSPRY
- a CDS encoding response regulator transcription factor, translated to MIRIVIAEDQRMMLGALSSLLNLEEDMEVVGQASNGQEALALVQQHAPDICLMDIEMPVKSGLEAAEELKGMNCKVIILTTFARTGYFERALKGGVRGYLLKDSPIEELAEAIRQVMNGRRIFAPDLVDEAYVEENPLTEREHAVLGLMADGKNTKEIAGHLFITTGTVRNYISIILNKLNASNRIEAITRSKEKGWFK
- a CDS encoding dihydroorotate dehydrogenase, producing the protein MSEVVGGETRGYGYGGFTSVGAILVLFILLVIISKAFLV
- a CDS encoding ferritin, translating into MSQELTASLNEQMNFEFYSAHVYMAMAAYCSSKSLDGFANFFIVQAEEERFHGMKIYKFLNDRGHRATLAAMPEPKNEYSSMLDVFEHGYAHEQQNTKKFYALADIALNEREHATMYFLKWFIDEQVEEEALFDNIIQKLRRIENDSNAFYMLDAEFGKRSFTAPAE
- a CDS encoding fatty acid desaturase, producing the protein MSRSKEMALKKEVTPFEKNDLKLSIRQLINTLLPLFLLWAAAYYSLSISYWLTFPIALVASGFVLRTFIIFHDCCHGSFFKSKRANDILGTITGVLTLTPYQQWKAEHSIHHATSGNLDKRGVGDIWVMTVDEYKSATPWMRLFYRVYRNPVIMFGIGPIYVFLLAYRFNRKAARRKERINTHLTTVLIIALYGFMCWLIGWQAFVMVQAPVFFFSGFFGIWLFYVQHQFEETYFEHEDEWSYVKAAVEGSSYYKLPKLLQWVSGNIGFHHVHHLSPRVPNYYLEEAHNATPPLQKATTITLRSSLVALRFRLWDEDSKQFISFKDLRRNTRKSYVPNPIRVTNQASLTEKP